The Primulina tabacum isolate GXHZ01 chromosome 1, ASM2559414v2, whole genome shotgun sequence genome contains the following window.
TCTTGAACTGAATTCGGGTGAAAACCAATATAAGCATGGCATAATGGAGGCGATGTGAGCTCTAATGTATTCAGAGCTCATGAGCCGAGGTCGGGTGAAAGCCCTTATAAGCTTGGCGTAACTAAGATGATGTGAGCTCTGACGTGATCAAATCTCACGAGCTGAGATCGGGTGAAAACCCTAAGCCTGGCGTAATCAAGCCGATGTGAGGTCTGTCATAATCAGAGCTCCTGAGCTGAGGTcgggtgaaaacccttataaGCCTAGCGTAATCAAGCCGATGCGAGGTCTGTCATAATCAGAGCTCTTGAGCTGAGGTCAGGTGAAAACCCTTATAAGCCTGATGTAACCAAGGCGATATGAGGTCTAATGTAATGAGAGGTCCTGAGCTGAGGTCGGTTGACAACCCTTTATTTGCGATACTTTCTGATAAAAATGTGCAATTTTATAAGTATAATCAAATAAAACTTGACCTAAAACCAAAGTATGATGTTCTTGCAATAATGTTAATTAACAAAAGAAATGAGCCTAAATCTATAACATCTAAGAATAATATTTCCGGAGGTGATAAGTGTTTCATGGCTAAGTGTTTCATGGCCTCTTCATCTTCTTCCCTGCCAGATCCTCCAGAGAGCAGGCGCCTGAACTGAGTTTCTCGACCACCTTGAATGGCCACTCCCGTCTCAGATCCAGCTTTCCAACAGCCACATCTTGAATCTTTTTCCAAACCAAGTCCCCAAATCGAAAGCTCCTCTGAATGACCCTTCGATTGTAGGACCTGACTATGTATCTTTTATAAGCTTTCATCCTGATGGATGCGCCTTCTCTTTTTTCTTCAACTAGGTCTAGGTCTGCCGCCCGTCTCTCATCGTTTTGCTCATCAGAAAACATTACTTGGGTGGTCTCTTCACCAATATCTGCTGGAATGACTCTTCATTTCCATAAACCAAGCTGAAAAGTGTTTCCTCGGTGCCAATTTTCGGAGTGGTCATGTACGACCACGACACGCTTATGAGCTCTTCCACATAATTTCCTTTTGCATTCTCACATGCCTATGTCTTTGCTCAGTATTTCTCACAGACAGTGTCAATTGATGTTGCTGAAATCCGGGATGGTAACTGAGAGGTCGGATCTTCACTTGGGGAGCTCGGATCAGACTTTCGAAATCTGGAAGCACAAACAAGAATGTTAGAATGGGGACGAAAAGTTGTTCCGACATAGTttctccgacgctcaagtcagagaataTAAAACAGAGAGAATACTATGTGTGTAGAGTGAGTGAGTATATGAATGAATAAACAGTGAATGGaatctgatatttataggatAAGAATAAAGTTCTGATTTGGCAGGTCTAGATTCTCAGAATCTCGGACAAGATTAGATTAAACTTTTGTGGGGTTTATTTTTGCGGGCTACCCGTTAAAGTCTGAGTAGAAGCTCTCCTAGGTAGGAGACCGTCTATAGTCTGGACCTTGTGGGAGCTCGGCTGAGACATTTCCTATCAACACGTTACCATAATCTGGGAGGTCGGCCCGGTTCATGATGGGAGGTCGGTCACCTCTTTTTGATTGACGAGATTACAGGCGTTTGGAAAGTCGGCCTAGATGACCTCCCACCAGCTTTGTATGAATGAGGTGACCTCCTGACGGGATCTGTAATGAAGTTGACCTTCCGAGACTTTCTGAATACCTTTTTGGACTTTCGAGAGTGGGCCGAGCCTATCCCTTAGGGTATCAATACCCCTCGGGGGAGTTTTGAAGTTCGACATAGCTTCAATCTTAAAATAACTTTATCTATTGTTTAACAAAATAGTAATTGCGAGTTTTTTgttgtaaaaaaatttaagtttagaagtaaacatgattttaattttaaaaatatttatttttgccAAAAAGAGAAGCGGATATAATCTTCATTCTACATAAGATCGAAATCATAATCTTTCCTTCATTTATAAAAACCAAGCGACTTGTTAAGGCTATGTTTGGTTGgagaataaaattataaaatgattaagagaaaaatgataaaaagaatgattgaagtagaaatataatatataatgataaaataatattatttttggtatgattgttaagaatgagataattaagaatcttttgatgaattgaaAAAATTGCCCATCCACTTCGGCGGCGGTGTGGTGCCCGGCGGTTGTCGGTCGATCGGTCAGTCGGCGGCGACGTTGGTCGGCGGAGGTCGTGgcgggaagtggtggtgagtttggataTAGGAGAAgtgtaaaattgaaaaaataggatgaattaagagttggataaataatcctaatgagtgaggagtgattattttatcccaattaatataacataatcattTATTGGAGGGATTGACTtgattaaataaaatcctaTCAAATATGAGATTTAGATGGTTAAAAAACTATAAACACACCTAATCCTTCGTACCAAATGTAATCTAAGTATCTAatttcatcataaaaaaattaagataatCACACACAATTGGTAATGAATTAACTCGTATCCCACATCGACCCAATAAAATGTACCCAGCCACGGAGTCCAAGTCGACGAAAGAAACGTGAAAAGCCCGAAATCGTCCACGTGTGGGCtattcaagaatctcatatccCGTCCAGAGAAAGAAAGAGATAACTTGAGAAGTAGCAAGATTCTGCGCGGAGTGTGTGTGTAATGTGTTTGTGTAAAGAAAGAGATAACTTGAGAATTAGCAAGATTCTGCGCGGAGTGTGGCAAATCCCAGCACAAGATTTTCTAATAATTGGTTTCCGAAGGTGAAATAAAGGGAATTGGAATTGCGTCAAAATGTCAAATGGTCGAATGGCACGGCAGTTTATGAATTTGTAACGGGATGGGAGCCCAGAAAAGCATTCATGCTGGCAATGGTTGGGACCAAATTCAGAAAATTTCAAGAATTTTCTTGCGAATCGTTTGCTTATCgtcgcttttttttttttaatgtgtttGTAGCGAAGATAGACTTCAATGTAGATTTCACCCACAAACTATGCGCCGCTTTGATGTTCCATCCCCTGAGGTTTTTTCTCTATCTGAAATATGATCTATTTTCAAACGTATATCGAGTGTATATATTGGGCAAGGTTCCATTTTATTTGCCTTTTCTGTTTGTTGAAACCCCCTTCTTTTGCTTTATGTCAGCAGGGATGCTGGTGTGGGGAGTCCACTTTCACTTGTTATTGGAAGGTCACccctttttttgtttttctgaaTGCACAAGGaaattatatatacatttcTGTGTTTTTGGATTATTGAGGTGGGGTGAGGACGGGATGGATTTGTACTGTTATTATTTAGTTAGCGAACTGTATTTGTTTTTGCAACGAAAATAAGAGACTGAGAATGATGATTGTTGAATTTGCATCCTTTGGCAGCCTCTGCGTTAAGCACCCAAATCTGTTCGGAAAGAGTGAGAAGCTTGATGTCTCGTGGGATAAGGGGCTCTGTGATTCCAATATCTTGGTTACCTACAGGAAGCCAAGACCAGAATGGCTTCCACAACACGCATTGGTCCTTCAGGTTTCTACTTTTAGCAGTTTTTTATACACTTTTTCAGTAGGTATAACGAACGAATTGGTTAATGTCAGATATTTGTAACCACATTATACAAAGTTTCATACTTTAGTTTATATTAAATGATTCTAGGTTTGTATGACTTTGTTTTCTATTTATAAAATactccttttttattttttctcatgCTGTGATTTGGTAGTGAAACGGTTGTTTTGGAAATTTTGGCTTTTATACCAATGCAAGAACAAACATGGAGTTTTGTTATCAAGGGATGGTTCTCTGTTACAATTCGTGCAGTAGTTTAGGCTTATTATTGAGCGGATTATTCAGCCAATTAAATTATTCAACCAATTGGCTTATTTTTCTTATGACGCTTTTCATTATTATTCAGTGATACTGAAGATGAGTTATAGATAAGTTGGTCACTTGGTCCAATTTACACGCATGTTCTTCTTACTGTTTTGAAAATCTAGTTTTATTTTGATCATGATATTATAGTGTCTAATTTTAGCATTACTTTACTCTCCAGCACTGCATTTCCCCGGAGATTGGGATTCATGGCCTACCGGTTGACAATTTCTCTCGTACAGCGAGTGGAGGTGTCAATCTTTATCGTTTGTCTGCTGGAGTCGATCTGAGTGAGCCTGGAAGTTCCAATTGGAGTAGTAAAACCAGCGTAAAGTTTGAGGTGTGTTCCATGTCAAGTTGTGCTAATTTGTTTCTGAATGACAGTTCTTTCAACCTCTCTATCTTCTTATGCCAACTGAAATGGATATCAATGCAGCATATTCGTCCTGTTAATGATGATGGGCGCAAAATAAGCAGAGATCTTCAAGGATTTCCAATTACTTGCAGGTAGCTGAAGCCGCTACTTTCATGTCATGTTCTTTCTCTCTCTTTTCTAGGatagtaaataaaaaaattcctcTCTGATGCTTTTTCTTCAGTGGTGGTGATCATGATAGTATGGTAGTGCTCAAACAAGAATCTCGATTTGCAAAAGCAGATGACCGCAGTTTTACTCAAGTACTACCTTTTGCTTACCCAACCGGAGTAGATCTTACATATGTGTATATAGATAAGAAATCAGTAAGTGCAGGTTGTGATCAAGTACTTGATGGAATTTTTGTAGTTTAATCTGCAAATAGAACAAGGGGTTCCTATTCTTTCTAAGTGGCTGATCTTCAACCGGTTCAAGTTTGCTGCATCAAAGGGAATAAGGCTTGGTCCAGCATTTTTCTTGACAAGGTAAGTACCTTTTGGCCTGTCAACAAAAAATTAGTAAGATTTTAGAACTTGGGCCTAAATCTTGTAAATGAGGAAGAGGGAGAGAAGATATttgataaattataaaagttTTATTCCGAATAGTTAAAAGACAAACAGCTGTGGGAATGCAAGCCCTGGCCTAGGAAGCATTGCCAGtacataaaatcataatttaacgtCCTTTCATTGTGTTTCTCTGTTTGTGAATTTGTTTTAGTGTTCTAATTTGTGCTCCTATATGTGTCCTCTGGTAGCCTAACAGGTGGCTCTATTGTGGGGGACATTGCTCCTTACCAAGCCTTTTCAATTGGAGGACCTGGTAGTGTGCGAGGCTACGGTGAAGGTGGCGTTGGATGTGGTAGATCATGCCTCATTGCAAACAGTGAACTGACAGTGCCACTGGTTTGTGATTTCATAATTTCGTATGAAAACGCTTGTTCTCAACGATTCTGTGAACTACATCTATTATATGTCCAGTGTTCCTAGAGAATTTAAGCCCTTTACTTAATTTTCTTGTATCAAAAGCTCGGATGTTTCAGGATTCTGGATTGTCCACattttacaatatatatatatatattattatatgacaccttttttaagaaaatataactTTTTGTAGTTGTTCTTGTAGTGATAGCTGCTCAGTTTTTTCAATTTCTTCAGTATGCTTGAATTTTGTGCTGTATTTTTTTTCTCCTGCTTTTCAAAAAGACAGTCCGGCGATTCTTATAGACATTGGCCTgatgataatttaattaaccACTTCTTcatgttatttctgcatcagtTACTTAAGTGTTGctctttgtcattttttttattttttatttatttatttattttgctcTTTGTCATTGACGTCATGTATATCATTGTATCCAGAGCCCAATTTTAGAAGGTGCAATTTTCTTGGATGGAGGATCTGATTTGGGATCTGGTCGTCTCGTGCCTGGTCAGTTTTGATCTCTTAAACTTTGTTTGTCATACTGTTTAATGAGTTTTATCTGAATGTCTAACAAGATACTTACATGGCTTAAAACTGGCGCACACattgttttcttattttatggtgATATCAAATTTTTATTACATGCAGTTTGCTCCAAATTTTGTAAGCTAAAGGggctttgttttttgtttttttcttccaGGAAATCCTTCTCTTAGGCATGGTAAACCTGGAAGGGGTGTCGGGTTTGGATATGGACTTCGGTTTAAGTCTCATTTGGGACACTTGCAGGTCGACTATGCTGTCAACGCTTTTAACCAGAGAACCGTATATTTTGGGTTCAGCAACCTTGCTCGATGACCCTCCGGCAATATCCAAACTGGAAGTAACATTTGAAAACCGGTGTAGGTTTTGTGTGGAAGAGGAGGATTCAAGTGGCTGGTGCAGAAAGAGTTTATCTTAATGTTCCTCGTTCATGTTTGTCCTATTATTTAGAAGTAACAGTGGTAGCCTCAATTTCTTCAGAAAAACTCATACCATATGGCTTTTTTCCTTGTATTTGAAGCATTATTTTAAGAgatttcacacacacacacagccATAAATGATACTTTTTGGTGAATTCAGGTAATTACGTCTCTTTTAATTGTACAAGGTATGCAATATAGAATGGGAAAAGAAGAAGATTTCGACAGAATGTTTTAATACAAATTATCTCTAAACACTTGGGGCAATGTTGTAGGTTatgataaaataaatcaacgaaaTGATAGATTTTGTAGTTAGAGATGTAAACTAGACGAGTTTGAGATGGGTTTAATCAATCCAAAGGCTCGTCTCATCTCAGTTTTAGCTTTGTCTGTCGTCGTCTCAAAAATCCATGAGTCCGATCCGGGTAAGACATGTAAACTTGTTAATTATTAGATGTAATTCAGTAAATATTACAATAAAAAATGATATAGAGTTCaaacaataataatttaaaaataaaccaataTAGATAATATTGCGAATTTAACATAaggagaaaattatttttttgggcTTTTATTAAGTTGTTACCAAcaattcttttttctttttaattaaaTGGATTTGTTAAACTTATATTCCTCCCAAATAAACAAAGAAATATACATTTTTGTTGTCCATGTACAACACGTAGACACCGATGTCACTTGATTGATGTGTTCGTGCCATTGTTCTACAATTTTTCTTACACAATGATAAGTggtattttatcatttcaagaaattgaatttttatatgtatgtataaataatataaagatTTATTATTCAAATATGTTTTTCTTAGCCCAAattaactcaaatattttttaaaatcgttGATGGTGGATTCATGTTGGATAAAATATCgacaaaataaataacaataatgGCTCGGAGTAATCAATATCGATCCTATTCATTTTGGTAAGCTTATGAACGTAGAATTGGtcgattatttttattttgtatttttttttattaaaaatgacACTTAATATGGACAGTTGGTTTAAAATTATCCTGGttggaaatttgaatcaaatttagagtttgaataaaaattatgtcttaTGGATGTGGGAAtgtcttttggctctccacattcttgagttagttGTTGCTCATTATTGTGAAAGTGTCTTTTGACTTTCCACATTTTTGAGTTAATTGAAGAGTTTTGgttcttcatattcttgagttaattaatcttgcatGACTCTTGGTGTGCATTTTGATGCTTATAAATAGTGTGTTCATTTTCTCATTTCAAACATATGAAAATCTTATCTCTTTCAAGCattctcttgcatttcatattgttagctTTCTTTTGGCATCCGTTAAATATCGGTGATAAAATAAAAGTACGTTTTTAGTTCGTCGTAATAGTGTCTCGTGCTAAGTCACTGCTGGTTATTCCGTTGTATCCTGGAAAACAGACGTCCAAGACGATCCACGAAGCACATACAGGAGAagacgaatctgttttaaggacacCGTACTTCGTACAGGCCTCGTTTTGATTTACTTTAAGCTTTGCTCTACTGTGTTTTTTTCACCATTTAGTTCATTGATTTTTACGAAAAAAGTTACTGTACTTTATCGTTCGATATATCTTGCAACAATCCTAGCTATCTATACGTAtagagtgtgtgtgtgatttAATAATCGAGAATTGTGACAATCGTGAAATGTTGTTGCATGTTGTCTCGTGTACGTACTTTTCATCTATTTGGCAACTCATAGTTATATTCTTGCAAACCAATCCACCGAAACTAACGTTGTTTTTATAATTGTCAAGTGTCGGATTTGTGGAAAGGTTGCACCATATTTTTGTAAGGCGTTCATCTTCGatcattttataatattttcttgTGACGAACTCATGTCTATTATCATCGacaattttctttcctttttctttttggtTTAGGAAGAAGGATTTTATCGAGATTTTGTGAAAGTTGAGTTTGACTTAACATAAAGCTCAACATTTGGTCGTCAGAGTGTTGAGAAGAATTTGGTGCATGAGTATTGATATCATCATTTCTTTATGGATCCATTTTGTTTTTGGatttaaaatgaaatgaaaGATGAAGAAATTTGATTATTGGAATGAAAGTAgaagaaattgtgatttttgaatACGTAAATGAAGGCAATTTTTATTAATAtggttggattttcaaatatgaTCGTAGGtgatttttcataattaaaaatataatattttttttaaaaaaataattttttaaaatgattatatTGATCTGGCAGTTGATTTGCAACGGCTAGATTATCCCaaccatttttaaaaatttattttcatttttcaaatgacaatattattctgaatgttgatttaattttgttaaaaaaaaaagaaatttgatTTCGCTGTGTGAAGAAGACTCTCCGCGCGTGGGCCTACTTAAGCATCATATTGGAGTACTATTTTTTAGCACCCAAGATGCGgcagaagtttaaaatttttgtaaaaaaaatttcgacaatcaaaatattcttGGGCGTGGTATGATTAAAATTCATGTATAACTTGTCTATTGTTATTATCTTTGTGTTTTAAGACGCTGGACACAAACTATAACGTGATTAGCGGATATAGTTCCTCTCGTAAATCC
Protein-coding sequences here:
- the LOC142547985 gene encoding outer envelope protein 39, chloroplastic isoform X2, yielding MGAQKSIHAGNAKIDFNVDFTHKLCAALMFHPLRDAGVGSPLSLVIGSLCVKHPNLFGKSEKLDVSWDKGLCDSNILVTYRKPRPEWLPQHALVLQHCISPEIGIHGLPVDNFSRTASGGVNLYRLSAGVDLSEPGSSNWSSKTSVKFEHIRPVNDDGRKISRDLQGFPITCSGGDHDSMVVLKQESRFAKADDRSFTQFNLQIEQGVPILSKWLIFNRFKFAASKGIRLGPAFFLTSLTGGSIVGDIAPYQAFSIGGPGSVRGYGEGGVGCGRSCLIANSELTVPLSPILEGAIFLDGGSDLGSGRLVPGNPSLRHGKPGRGVGFGYGLRFKSHLGHLQVDYAVNAFNQRTVYFGFSNLAR
- the LOC142547985 gene encoding outer envelope protein 39, chloroplastic isoform X1, producing MGAQKSIHAGNAKIDFNVDFTHKLCAALMFHPLSRDAGVGSPLSLVIGSLCVKHPNLFGKSEKLDVSWDKGLCDSNILVTYRKPRPEWLPQHALVLQHCISPEIGIHGLPVDNFSRTASGGVNLYRLSAGVDLSEPGSSNWSSKTSVKFEHIRPVNDDGRKISRDLQGFPITCSGGDHDSMVVLKQESRFAKADDRSFTQFNLQIEQGVPILSKWLIFNRFKFAASKGIRLGPAFFLTSLTGGSIVGDIAPYQAFSIGGPGSVRGYGEGGVGCGRSCLIANSELTVPLSPILEGAIFLDGGSDLGSGRLVPGNPSLRHGKPGRGVGFGYGLRFKSHLGHLQVDYAVNAFNQRTVYFGFSNLAR